One genomic region from Streptomyces sp. NBC_01431 encodes:
- a CDS encoding Uma2 family endonuclease produces MTPSTAEHPQMSVEDFEELARHAPETVTLEFINGKLEVKPVPDGDHVTIFMWLLRQCMRHRPELDLHPEQGLKVGAYRKGRTRPDGSLGPVGHFAGGGEWADPAGVLMVVEVTSHDSGTDRRDRVEKRDGYAQAEIPVYLLIDRDANALVVHSDPQEGRYAQTVSHPYGATVELPDPVGITLETERLKDYAL; encoded by the coding sequence ATGACCCCCAGCACCGCCGAGCACCCCCAGATGTCCGTCGAGGACTTCGAAGAGCTCGCCCGCCATGCCCCCGAGACGGTGACTCTTGAGTTCATCAACGGAAAGCTGGAGGTCAAACCCGTGCCGGACGGCGACCACGTAACGATCTTCATGTGGCTGCTCCGACAGTGCATGCGGCACCGGCCCGAGCTGGATCTACATCCCGAGCAGGGCTTGAAGGTCGGGGCGTACCGCAAGGGCCGTACCAGGCCGGACGGATCACTCGGGCCAGTGGGCCATTTCGCCGGCGGGGGCGAATGGGCAGATCCCGCCGGCGTACTCATGGTCGTGGAAGTCACCTCTCATGACTCCGGCACCGACCGCCGAGACCGCGTCGAAAAGCGCGACGGCTATGCCCAGGCGGAGATCCCCGTCTACCTCCTCATCGACCGGGACGCCAACGCCCTCGTCGTCCACAGCGACCCGCAGGAGGGCAGGTACGCGCAGACCGTCTCCCACCCCTACGGCGCGACCGTCGAACTGCCCGACCCGGTGGGGATCACCCTGGAGACCGAGAGGCTCAAGGACTACGCCCTTTAA
- a CDS encoding DUF4097 family beta strand repeat-containing protein, which translates to MSTAPQLRLRSIAAVTLTALAVGGLGACGALNDKVVKDDSKVAQKITSVRIDTASGGVRLRGKQGLGEVAVHREITYRNAKPEGPTYRVENGVLVLESCGSHCSVDYTVDVPAGIPVTGSATEGALKLSAVGAVRVSTSDGEITVQGASGPVDVHTANGAINATGLKGTGVKAQASNGSISITPATRQDVRAQTSNGSISVTAPSGPYRVSAQTQKGNKDIGIADSPSAPHQLDLTTGNGAITLKSAK; encoded by the coding sequence ATGTCTACGGCACCACAGCTGCGGCTCCGCTCCATCGCGGCCGTGACCCTGACCGCGCTCGCGGTCGGCGGCCTCGGGGCGTGCGGCGCCCTGAACGACAAGGTGGTCAAGGACGACAGCAAGGTCGCGCAGAAGATCACCTCGGTACGCATCGACACGGCGTCCGGCGGTGTCCGGCTGCGGGGGAAGCAGGGCCTGGGCGAGGTGGCCGTGCACCGGGAGATCACGTACCGCAACGCGAAGCCGGAGGGCCCGACGTACCGCGTCGAGAACGGCGTCCTGGTCCTCGAAAGCTGCGGTTCCCACTGCTCGGTGGACTACACGGTCGACGTCCCGGCCGGGATTCCGGTCACGGGTTCGGCGACGGAGGGCGCGCTGAAACTGTCGGCGGTGGGCGCGGTCAGGGTGTCCACGAGCGACGGGGAGATCACCGTGCAGGGCGCGAGCGGACCGGTCGACGTCCACACCGCCAACGGCGCGATCAATGCGACCGGCCTGAAGGGCACGGGCGTGAAGGCGCAGGCCTCCAACGGCTCGATCTCCATCACGCCGGCCACCCGCCAGGACGTCCGCGCGCAGACGTCCAACGGCAGCATCAGCGTGACCGCCCCGTCCGGCCCGTACCGCGTCTCGGCGCAGACCCAGAAGGGCAACAAGGACATAGGCATCGCGGACAGCCCGTCCGCCCCGCACCAGCTGGACCTGACCACGGGCAACGGCGCGATCACTCTGAAGTCCGCCAAGTAG